A region of Mesorhizobium sp. M3A.F.Ca.ET.080.04.2.1 DNA encodes the following proteins:
- a CDS encoding NAD(P)H-dependent oxidoreductase yields the protein MKVLVLYAHPVESSFNAGLHRTIVERLSAAGHAIDDCDLYAEDFDPRMTRAERLGYHAQRGPNDAVAGYVERLRKAEALVLSFPVWNYGYPAILKGFFDRVFLPGVSFKLVDGKVEPTLHNIGKLAAITTYGGSRFRAMLMGDPPRKVVKRMLRATIKPDAPVSYLAHYSMNLSTDETRKAFMAKVAARMDQF from the coding sequence ATGAAAGTCCTCGTGCTCTACGCTCATCCGGTGGAGTCCAGCTTCAATGCCGGCCTGCATCGGACGATCGTCGAGCGGCTGAGCGCGGCGGGACATGCGATCGACGACTGCGATCTCTATGCCGAGGATTTCGATCCGCGGATGACACGTGCCGAGCGCCTCGGCTACCACGCCCAGCGCGGCCCGAACGATGCCGTCGCCGGCTATGTCGAAAGGCTGCGCAAGGCGGAAGCGCTGGTGCTGTCCTTTCCGGTCTGGAACTACGGCTATCCCGCGATCCTGAAAGGTTTCTTCGACCGCGTCTTCCTGCCGGGCGTCTCCTTCAAGCTGGTCGACGGCAAGGTGGAGCCGACGCTGCACAACATCGGCAAGCTCGCCGCCATCACCACCTATGGCGGCAGCCGTTTTCGCGCCATGCTGATGGGCGATCCGCCGCGCAAGGTCGTCAAGCGCATGCTGCGGGCCACCATCAAGCCTGATGCTCCCGTCTCCTATCTCGCGCATTACTCGATGAACCTGTCGACCGACGAGACGCGAAAGGCCTTCATGGCCAAGGTGGCGGCCAGAATGGATCAATTCTGA
- a CDS encoding cytosine deaminase, translating into MIPASRSYHLTNARLHWSLTPGLAGNFDADGFALADISVADGKISGIAAHDKAESPADAIDLGGRIVLPCFIDCHTHIDKGHIWPRKPNPDGTFMGALNATGVDRAARWSADDVARRMDFSLRCAYAHGTKALRTHLDSVAPQEEISWPVFETMRETWRGRIELQAACLLGIEGVRDKAWFERLAKRVAAAKGVLGIVTYMVPDLEQLLDQVFAQAIKHGLDLDFHADETDDAAAVSLKKIAEASLWNGFDGNILVGHCCSLARQPDLEVLDTLDKVAKAGLAVVSLPMCNLYLQDRRNDGTTPRWRGVTLLHEMKARGIKVAVASDNTRDPFYAYGDLDMLEVYRTATRILHFDHPVADWPRAVAATPAQVMRLDGAGTLTTGGSADFILFKGRSWTELLSRPESDRIVVREGRAIERRLPDYAELDELMVG; encoded by the coding sequence TTGATACCAGCCTCTCGTTCTTACCATCTCACCAATGCTCGCTTGCATTGGTCGCTGACGCCCGGCCTTGCCGGGAACTTCGACGCCGACGGCTTCGCACTTGCCGACATCTCCGTCGCCGACGGCAAGATCTCAGGCATTGCCGCTCATGACAAAGCCGAGTCGCCGGCCGATGCCATCGATCTCGGCGGGCGCATCGTGCTGCCGTGTTTCATCGACTGCCACACCCATATCGACAAGGGCCATATCTGGCCCCGAAAACCCAATCCCGACGGCACCTTCATGGGCGCGCTCAATGCCACCGGCGTCGACCGCGCCGCGCGCTGGAGCGCGGACGATGTCGCGCGCCGCATGGATTTTTCGCTGCGCTGCGCCTACGCGCATGGCACCAAGGCGTTGCGCACGCATCTCGACAGCGTCGCGCCGCAGGAGGAAATCTCGTGGCCGGTGTTCGAGACGATGCGTGAAACCTGGCGTGGTCGTATCGAACTGCAGGCCGCCTGCCTGCTCGGCATCGAGGGTGTGCGCGACAAGGCCTGGTTCGAGCGGCTGGCGAAACGGGTCGCGGCTGCCAAGGGGGTGCTCGGCATCGTCACCTATATGGTGCCCGACCTCGAGCAATTGCTCGATCAGGTCTTTGCGCAGGCGATCAAGCATGGGCTCGACCTCGACTTCCATGCCGATGAGACCGACGACGCAGCGGCCGTCTCGCTGAAGAAGATCGCCGAGGCCTCGCTGTGGAACGGTTTTGACGGCAACATCCTGGTCGGTCATTGCTGCTCGCTGGCGCGCCAGCCTGATCTCGAGGTGCTCGATACTTTGGATAAGGTGGCGAAAGCCGGCCTGGCCGTGGTGTCGCTGCCGATGTGCAATCTTTACCTGCAGGACAGGCGCAACGACGGCACCACCCCGCGCTGGCGCGGCGTGACGCTGCTGCACGAGATGAAGGCGCGCGGCATCAAGGTGGCGGTCGCCTCCGACAACACGCGCGATCCGTTCTATGCTTATGGCGATCTCGACATGCTGGAAGTCTACCGGACGGCGACGCGTATTCTGCATTTCGATCATCCGGTCGCCGACTGGCCACGGGCGGTAGCGGCGACGCCGGCTCAGGTAATGCGGCTCGACGGTGCGGGCACGCTTACCACCGGCGGCAGCGCGGACTTCATCCTTTTCAAGGGGCGAAGCTGGACCGAGTTGCTGTCGCGGCCGGAATCGGACCGCATCGTCGTGCGCGAGGGCAGGGCGATCGAGCGACGTCTGCCCGACTATGCCGAACTCGACGAACTGATGGTGGGATGA
- a CDS encoding NAD(P)H-dependent oxidoreductase, whose product MRVLVVYCHPVPESYCAAIRDVAVEVLTRRGWDVRLLDLYAENFNPVMSCEERRSYNDHAPDDPALGPHFEHLQWAEAILFIYPTWWYGLPAMLKGWFDRVWATDIAFKLPPGGGRIKSLMTHVTKVGVITTCGAPTWWSVVVGQPGRKTILRGMRAICATRCKTFFLAHYLMDASTPKSRAAFLAKVRARLERF is encoded by the coding sequence ATGCGCGTGCTGGTGGTGTATTGCCATCCGGTGCCGGAAAGCTATTGCGCGGCGATCCGCGACGTTGCGGTCGAGGTGCTGACGCGAAGAGGCTGGGACGTGCGTCTGCTCGACCTCTATGCGGAAAATTTCAACCCGGTGATGAGTTGCGAAGAGCGACGTTCCTACAATGATCACGCGCCGGACGATCCGGCGCTCGGGCCGCATTTCGAGCATCTGCAATGGGCCGAGGCGATCCTCTTCATCTACCCGACCTGGTGGTACGGGCTGCCGGCGATGCTGAAGGGCTGGTTCGACCGCGTCTGGGCGACCGACATCGCCTTCAAGCTGCCTCCCGGAGGTGGCAGGATCAAATCGCTGATGACGCATGTCACCAAGGTCGGCGTCATCACCACCTGCGGCGCGCCGACCTGGTGGAGCGTCGTCGTCGGCCAGCCGGGACGCAAGACAATCCTGCGCGGCATGCGGGCGATCTGCGCGACGCGGTGCAAGACCTTCTTCCTGGCGCATTACCTGATGGATGCCTCGACGCCGAAGAGCCGGGCGGCGTTTCTGGCGAAGGTCAGGGCGAGGTTGGAGAGGTTTTGA
- a CDS encoding ABC transporter substrate-binding protein, which produces MVGKEKMLAGAIALLAASTLGAAANEKVTFGTNWLAEPEHGGYYQAVADGTYAACGLDVTIMQGGPQVSGRPMLLAGKIDFYMGGNLLSAFDAVQQGIPMRVVAADFQKDPQVIMSQPGQGLDKWEDLKNADQYILGDEGAQTFFQWMVTELGFDAAKRVPYTFNPAPFIANKKSIQQGYVTSEPFAVQKQGGFVPNQFLLADYGWDTYATTVEVMQDTIDKRPEVVQCFVDGSAKGWYNYLYGDNKAANDLIKKDNPDMTDEQIAFSIEQLKKFGVVDSGDSEKLGIGAMTDARIQSFYDKMVKAKVAQPGIDIKKAYTLAFINKGVGLELKKK; this is translated from the coding sequence ATGGTCGGAAAAGAGAAGATGCTGGCGGGCGCGATTGCCCTGCTTGCGGCGAGCACGCTGGGCGCGGCCGCCAACGAGAAAGTCACCTTCGGCACCAACTGGCTGGCCGAGCCGGAACATGGCGGCTACTACCAGGCCGTGGCCGACGGCACCTATGCCGCCTGCGGGCTCGACGTCACCATCATGCAGGGCGGCCCGCAGGTCAGCGGCCGGCCGATGCTGCTCGCCGGCAAGATCGATTTCTACATGGGCGGCAACCTGCTCTCGGCTTTTGATGCAGTCCAGCAAGGCATTCCGATGCGCGTCGTCGCCGCCGACTTCCAGAAGGATCCGCAGGTCATCATGTCCCAGCCGGGGCAGGGGCTGGACAAGTGGGAGGATCTGAAGAATGCCGACCAGTATATTCTCGGCGACGAGGGCGCGCAGACCTTCTTCCAGTGGATGGTCACCGAGCTCGGTTTCGACGCGGCCAAGCGCGTGCCCTACACCTTCAACCCGGCGCCCTTCATCGCCAACAAGAAGTCGATCCAGCAGGGCTATGTGACGTCCGAGCCTTTCGCCGTGCAGAAGCAAGGCGGCTTCGTGCCCAATCAATTCCTGCTCGCCGATTATGGCTGGGACACCTATGCGACCACCGTCGAGGTGATGCAGGACACGATCGACAAGCGGCCGGAGGTCGTCCAGTGCTTTGTCGATGGCTCGGCCAAGGGCTGGTACAACTATCTCTACGGCGACAACAAGGCCGCCAACGACTTGATCAAGAAGGACAATCCGGACATGACGGATGAGCAGATCGCCTTCTCGATCGAGCAGCTGAAGAAGTTCGGCGTCGTCGATTCCGGCGATTCGGAAAAGCTCGGCATTGGCGCCATGACCGATGCGCGCATCCAGAGCTTCTACGACAAGATGGTCAAGGCCAAGGTCGCGCAGCCCGGCATCGACATCAAGAAGGCCTACACGCTCGCCTTCATCAACAAGGGCGTCGGCCTGGAGCTGAAGAAAAAGTAA
- a CDS encoding tyrosine phosphatase family protein, with product MIHVCPLSKIEETVARTGAERLLSLLAAGTEVTRPASILAENHLHLVMHDIAVAQEGMTMPGEEHVRALLDFAYRWDRAKPLVVHCYAGISRSTASAYIIAAALAPRRDEAELAKTLRFVSPSATPNPRLIAVADALLGRDGRMIAAIEAIGRGADAFEGTPFELALQAQ from the coding sequence ATGATCCATGTCTGTCCCCTGTCGAAGATCGAAGAGACCGTGGCGAGGACCGGGGCCGAGCGGCTGCTGTCGCTGCTTGCCGCGGGGACCGAGGTTACCCGCCCGGCCTCTATCCTGGCGGAAAACCACCTGCATCTGGTCATGCATGACATCGCTGTCGCCCAGGAGGGCATGACCATGCCGGGCGAGGAGCATGTGCGCGCCTTGCTCGACTTCGCCTACCGTTGGGACCGGGCGAAGCCGCTCGTCGTGCATTGCTATGCCGGCATCAGCCGCTCGACGGCGTCGGCCTATATCATTGCCGCTGCGCTGGCGCCGAGGCGCGACGAGGCGGAACTGGCCAAGACGCTGCGCTTTGTCTCGCCATCAGCGACGCCCAATCCGCGGCTTATTGCCGTCGCAGATGCGCTGCTCGGACGCGATGGGCGCATGATCGCGGCGATCGAAGCGATCGGACGCGGCGCGGATGCCTTTGAAGGAACGCCGTTCGAGCTCGCGTTACAGGCCCAATGA
- a CDS encoding ABC transporter permease, which produces MTAIEDATLKLDPEEARRVRQERLERIGKWVLPLAIMVLAIWLWDRICVWNEIPQYILPRPGVVLQTLHDDAGLLFSSLLVTLRITFLSLLLAVIGGVGLAVLFAQSKWVEMSFFPFAIVLQVTPIVAIFPLINIYINNQTTKLLLCAWIVAFFPILSNTTLGLNSVDRNLRDLFKLNGATRWQQLRYLRLPAAMPYFLGGLKIAGGLSLIGAVVAEFVAGAQGQSSGLASRIIEAGYRLNAPRLFAALILISLTGIVIFLVLSLVSHLILRRWHESALKQER; this is translated from the coding sequence ATGACGGCCATTGAAGACGCCACGCTGAAGCTGGATCCCGAGGAAGCGCGCCGCGTCCGCCAGGAGCGCCTGGAGCGGATCGGCAAATGGGTGCTGCCGCTGGCGATCATGGTGCTGGCGATCTGGCTGTGGGACCGCATCTGCGTCTGGAACGAAATCCCGCAATACATCCTGCCGCGCCCCGGCGTGGTGCTGCAGACGCTGCATGACGATGCCGGGCTTTTGTTCTCCTCGTTGCTGGTGACGCTGAGGATCACCTTCCTCAGCCTGCTGCTCGCCGTGATCGGCGGGGTCGGACTGGCGGTGCTGTTCGCGCAGTCGAAATGGGTGGAGATGTCGTTCTTCCCCTTCGCCATCGTGCTGCAGGTGACGCCGATCGTGGCGATCTTCCCGCTGATCAACATCTACATCAACAACCAGACGACCAAGCTTCTGCTCTGTGCTTGGATCGTTGCCTTCTTCCCGATCCTTTCCAACACCACGCTTGGGCTGAACTCGGTCGACCGCAATCTGCGCGACCTGTTCAAGCTCAATGGCGCGACGCGCTGGCAGCAATTGCGCTATCTGCGCCTGCCGGCGGCGATGCCCTATTTCCTCGGCGGGCTGAAGATAGCCGGCGGCCTGTCGCTGATCGGCGCCGTGGTGGCCGAATTCGTCGCCGGTGCGCAGGGTCAGTCGTCCGGGCTCGCTTCGCGGATCATCGAGGCCGGCTACCGGCTCAACGCGCCGCGGCTGTTCGCGGCGCTGATCCTGATCTCGCTCACCGGCATCGTCATCTTCCTGGTGCTGTCGCTGGTCTCGCATCTGATCCTGCGCCGCTGGCACGAGAGCGCGCTGAAGCAGGAGCGCTAG
- a CDS encoding creatininase family protein, with protein sequence MTTGRVWWGDYRTTEYASIDPEATIAVLPLAAIEQHGPHLPVSTDTSIMMGMLETVIARLPDDLDIRILPVQAVGKSNEHLHAPGTLTLPAATLVDAWTELGLSVARAGVRKLIVVNSHGGNEEIMGITTRELRVRAKMLAVKTSWQRFGRPAGMYTELEDRHGIHGGDVETSLMLHFRPDLVDMGKADNFVSNVGRAEKQFALLRHTGTHAFAWIASDLNPNGVVGDAGIATAEKGRLTAEHQADGFIDLVRDVRKAKLADWLL encoded by the coding sequence ATGACGACCGGACGCGTATGGTGGGGCGACTACCGGACGACCGAATACGCTTCGATCGATCCGGAAGCCACGATTGCCGTTCTGCCGCTTGCCGCGATCGAGCAGCACGGTCCTCACCTTCCGGTCTCGACCGACACCTCGATCATGATGGGGATGCTGGAAACGGTAATCGCTCGCCTGCCCGATGACCTCGATATCCGCATCCTGCCGGTCCAGGCGGTGGGCAAGTCGAACGAGCATCTGCATGCGCCGGGAACGCTCACCCTGCCGGCCGCCACACTGGTGGACGCCTGGACCGAGCTTGGCCTGTCGGTCGCCCGCGCCGGGGTCAGGAAGCTGATCGTCGTCAACTCGCATGGCGGCAATGAAGAGATCATGGGCATCACCACCCGCGAATTGCGCGTGCGCGCCAAGATGCTGGCGGTGAAGACGAGCTGGCAGCGCTTCGGCCGTCCGGCCGGCATGTATACCGAACTCGAGGATCGTCACGGCATCCATGGCGGCGATGTCGAGACCTCGCTGATGCTGCATTTCCGGCCGGACCTCGTCGACATGGGCAAGGCCGACAATTTCGTCTCGAATGTCGGCCGCGCCGAAAAGCAATTCGCCCTGCTGCGCCACACCGGCACGCATGCCTTTGCCTGGATCGCCAGCGACCTCAATCCGAACGGCGTCGTCGGCGATGCCGGCATCGCCACGGCCGAGAAGGGCCGCCTGACCGCCGAGCATCAAGCCGATGGTTTCATCGATCTTGTCAGGGATGTGCGCAAGGCCAAGCTTGCCGACTGGCTGCTCTAG
- a CDS encoding RidA family protein — protein MFKYLAPKSIKPPFSRYSHGVEIPAGKRLVLCSGQVGIGPDETVPEDADAQTELCFRNIAAILSEAGLTLNDVVRINAFVTSRAHLQAYMDVRNRLFSDPAPASTLMIVSGFARPEFKVEVEVLAAG, from the coding sequence ATGTTCAAATATCTCGCGCCCAAGTCGATCAAGCCGCCCTTCTCGCGCTACAGCCACGGCGTTGAAATCCCGGCAGGCAAGCGCCTGGTGCTGTGCTCGGGTCAGGTCGGTATCGGCCCGGATGAAACCGTTCCCGAGGATGCCGACGCGCAGACCGAGCTCTGCTTCAGGAATATCGCTGCGATACTGAGCGAGGCCGGGCTGACGCTGAACGACGTCGTACGCATCAACGCCTTCGTCACTAGTCGCGCGCATTTGCAAGCCTATATGGATGTCCGAAATCGGCTCTTTTCCGATCCCGCGCCGGCCTCGACGCTGATGATCGTCTCCGGCTTCGCCCGCCCGGAATTCAAGGTCGAGGTGGAGGTTCTAGCCGCAGGCTAG
- a CDS encoding ABC transporter ATP-binding protein, protein MIQEKVATAAASGENPMLLSLRNVGKVFSNSVTALSKVDLAIREGDFLSLLGPSGCGKSTALRLIAGLSTPTSGQLDWRGPLERSNIGFVFQEPTLLPWASVFDNVWLPLRLKGMSRTKAEPAVMEMLSRVHLTGFENAVPRELSGGMKMRVSIARAMVTKPRILLMDEPFAALDEITRFKLNNDLLELWQDERFTVVFVTHSVFESVFLSSRVVVMAARPGRVFGELAIDAPYPRDEAFRTSPDYAALCRQASDVLVKAINSTAGLHHDGH, encoded by the coding sequence ATGATCCAGGAGAAAGTGGCGACGGCTGCGGCATCGGGTGAAAACCCGATGCTGCTTTCGCTACGCAACGTCGGCAAGGTCTTTTCCAACAGTGTTACGGCGCTGAGCAAGGTCGACCTTGCGATCCGGGAAGGCGATTTTTTAAGCCTGCTCGGGCCGTCGGGCTGCGGCAAGTCGACGGCGCTCAGGCTGATAGCCGGGCTGTCGACGCCGACCTCCGGTCAGCTCGACTGGCGGGGCCCGCTGGAGCGGTCGAATATCGGCTTCGTCTTCCAGGAGCCGACGCTGCTGCCTTGGGCGAGCGTCTTCGATAATGTCTGGCTGCCGCTTCGCCTCAAGGGAATGTCGCGCACCAAGGCCGAACCGGCGGTGATGGAGATGCTGTCGCGTGTTCATCTCACCGGCTTCGAGAACGCCGTGCCGCGCGAGCTTTCCGGCGGCATGAAGATGCGCGTCTCGATCGCCCGCGCCATGGTGACCAAGCCGCGCATCCTCTTGATGGACGAGCCTTTCGCGGCGCTCGACGAAATCACCCGTTTCAAGCTCAACAATGACCTGCTGGAACTGTGGCAGGACGAGCGCTTCACCGTCGTCTTCGTGACGCATAGCGTCTTCGAAAGCGTGTTCCTGTCGAGCCGCGTCGTCGTCATGGCGGCACGGCCGGGGCGCGTCTTCGGCGAACTGGCGATCGATGCGCCTTATCCGCGCGATGAGGCATTTCGAACTTCGCCCGACTATGCAGCACTTTGCCGGCAGGCCTCGGACGTGCTGGTCAAAGCCATCAACTCAACCGCCGGACTGCACCATGACGGCCATTGA
- a CDS encoding FAD-dependent oxidoreductase — protein sequence MTKSVPSKARAVIIGGGVSGCSVAYHLAKLGWTDIVLLERKQLTCGTTWHAAGLIGQLRASQNMTRLAKYSADLYVKLEAETDVGTGMRQVGSITVALTEERKHEIYRQASLARAFDVDVREISPGEVKEMYPHLNVSGVVGAVHLPLDGQCDPANIAMALAKGARQRGAAVIENVKVTKVHTRNGRVSGVSWAQGEDQGTIETDIVVNCAGMWARELGRQNGVTIPLHACEHFYLVTEPIPGLTRLPVLRVPDECAYYKEDAGKMMLGAFEPVAKPWGMDGIREDFCFDQLPEDMDHFERILEMGVNRMPMLGTAGIHTFFNGPESFTPDDRYYLGEAPELTGYWMATGYNSIGIVSSGGAGMALAQWINDREAPFDLWEVDIRRAQPFQKNRRYLKERVSETLGLLYADHFPYRQMSTSRGVRRSPLHEHLKARGAVFGEVAGWERANWFAREGQEREYRYSWKRQNWFDNQREEHLAVRNGVGLFDMTSFGKIRVEGRDACAFLQRLCANDMDVAPGRIVYTQMLNAKGAIESDLTVTRLSETAYFLVVPGATLQRDLAWLRRHVADGFVVVTDVTAAEAVICLMGPDSRKLIQKVSPNDFSNDANPFGTCQEIEIGMGLARAHRVTYVGELGWELYVSTEQAAHVFEAITEAGADVGLKLCGLHTLDSCRIEKAFRHFGHDITDEDNVLEAGLGFAVKTAKGDFIGRDAVLRKKETGLSRRLVQFRLQDPQPLLFHNEAILRDGKIVGPITSGNYGHHLGGAIGLGYVPCQGESEADVLGSSYEVEIAGERYAAEASLKPMYDPKAERVRM from the coding sequence ATGACAAAGAGCGTTCCGTCCAAAGCCCGCGCTGTCATCATCGGCGGCGGCGTCTCCGGCTGCTCGGTTGCCTATCATCTTGCCAAGCTCGGCTGGACCGACATCGTGCTGCTCGAACGCAAGCAGCTCACCTGCGGTACGACCTGGCATGCGGCAGGCCTGATCGGGCAGTTGCGCGCCTCGCAGAACATGACGCGGCTGGCGAAATACTCGGCCGACCTCTACGTCAAGCTCGAAGCCGAGACCGATGTCGGCACCGGCATGCGCCAGGTCGGCTCGATCACCGTCGCGCTGACCGAGGAGCGCAAGCACGAGATCTACCGGCAGGCCTCGCTAGCCCGCGCGTTCGATGTCGACGTGCGTGAGATTTCGCCCGGCGAGGTCAAGGAGATGTATCCGCATCTCAACGTCTCCGGCGTCGTCGGCGCGGTGCACCTGCCGCTCGACGGCCAGTGCGACCCGGCCAACATCGCCATGGCGCTGGCCAAGGGCGCGCGCCAGCGCGGTGCTGCCGTCATCGAAAACGTCAAGGTGACCAAGGTCCATACCAGGAACGGCCGCGTCTCCGGTGTGTCCTGGGCGCAGGGCGAGGACCAGGGCACGATCGAGACCGACATCGTCGTCAATTGCGCCGGCATGTGGGCGCGCGAGTTGGGCCGGCAGAACGGCGTCACCATCCCGCTGCATGCCTGCGAGCATTTCTATCTCGTCACCGAGCCGATCCCCGGCCTCACCCGCCTGCCGGTGCTGCGCGTGCCGGACGAGTGCGCCTATTACAAGGAAGACGCCGGCAAGATGATGCTCGGCGCCTTCGAGCCGGTGGCGAAGCCCTGGGGCATGGACGGTATCCGCGAGGATTTCTGCTTCGACCAATTGCCCGAGGACATGGATCATTTCGAGCGGATCCTCGAAATGGGCGTCAACCGCATGCCGATGCTGGGCACCGCGGGCATCCACACCTTCTTCAACGGTCCCGAAAGCTTCACCCCTGACGACCGCTACTATCTCGGCGAAGCGCCGGAACTCACCGGCTATTGGATGGCGACCGGCTACAATTCGATCGGCATCGTCTCGTCCGGCGGCGCCGGCATGGCGCTGGCGCAATGGATCAATGACCGCGAGGCGCCCTTCGACCTCTGGGAGGTCGACATCCGCCGCGCCCAGCCCTTCCAGAAGAACCGCCGCTATCTCAAGGAGCGCGTCTCCGAAACGCTCGGCCTGCTCTATGCAGACCATTTCCCCTATCGCCAGATGTCGACCTCGCGCGGCGTGCGCCGCTCGCCCTTGCATGAGCACTTGAAGGCGCGCGGCGCCGTCTTCGGCGAGGTCGCCGGCTGGGAGCGCGCCAACTGGTTCGCCCGCGAAGGCCAGGAACGCGAATACCGCTACTCCTGGAAGCGGCAGAACTGGTTCGACAACCAGCGCGAGGAGCATCTCGCGGTGCGCAACGGCGTCGGCCTGTTCGACATGACCTCCTTCGGCAAGATCCGCGTCGAAGGCCGCGATGCCTGTGCCTTCCTGCAGCGGCTCTGCGCCAACGACATGGACGTGGCGCCGGGCAGGATCGTCTACACCCAGATGCTCAACGCCAAGGGCGCCATCGAGAGCGATCTCACCGTGACGCGGCTGTCCGAGACCGCCTATTTCCTCGTCGTGCCGGGCGCCACCTTGCAGCGCGACCTCGCCTGGCTGAGGCGGCACGTCGCCGACGGCTTCGTCGTCGTCACCGATGTGACCGCGGCCGAGGCCGTCATCTGCCTGATGGGTCCCGACTCGCGAAAGCTGATCCAGAAGGTCAGCCCCAACGACTTCTCCAACGACGCCAATCCGTTCGGCACCTGCCAGGAGATCGAGATCGGCATGGGTCTCGCCCGCGCCCACCGCGTCACCTATGTCGGCGAGCTCGGCTGGGAGCTCTATGTCTCGACCGAGCAGGCCGCGCATGTCTTCGAGGCGATCACTGAAGCCGGCGCCGATGTCGGCCTGAAGCTCTGCGGGCTGCATACGCTGGATTCCTGCCGCATCGAAAAGGCCTTCCGCCATTTCGGTCACGACATCACCGACGAGGACAATGTTCTGGAGGCCGGTCTTGGCTTCGCTGTGAAGACGGCCAAGGGCGATTTCATCGGCCGCGACGCGGTGCTGCGGAAGAAAGAGACTGGCCTGAGCCGGCGCCTGGTGCAGTTCCGGCTGCAAGATCCGCAGCCTCTGCTCTTCCACAACGAAGCGATCCTGCGCGACGGCAAGATCGTCGGTCCGATCACCTCCGGCAACTACGGCCACCATCTCGGCGGCGCGATCGGCCTCGGCTACGTGCCGTGCCAGGGCGAGAGCGAGGCGGATGTTCTTGGCTCATCTTATGAGGTGGAGATTGCCGGCGAGCGCTATGCGGCGGAAGCATCGCTGAAGCCGATGTATGATCCGAAGGCGGAACGGGTAAGGATGTGA
- a CDS encoding FAD-binding oxidoreductase has translation MDIAALKRDLEGLKIDDHLAIVQQKSRDFYWYSPVLKRQLDHVRGDLIVTPKNEAEVIRVLAACHRHGVPVTPRGSGTGNYGQAMPLSGGVVLNLAEMNEVKAIAPGRVVTGPGAVLAEIDKATRAHSAQELRMSPSTYNTASIGGFVAGGSGGVGSIRWGGLRDLGNVIRLRTVTMEAEPRVMELTGDEVLKVMHAYGTNGIITEVEMPLTASYDWIDVIVGFDDFMDAAGFGNDLAVQDGILAKLITPIAAPIPYDYFKRHQKFFRREQSIVVCMIAPHAMDAFVALVRSGKGEIVFRADQEADLKGLPPAYELTWNHTTLRAIRVDPSITYLQARYPSPDHLAHVKAMVDRFGDEVPAHLEFIRFDGAIGAAGLPLVRFTTEERLDEIIRIHEDNGCWIFNPHRYTLEEGGMKRTDDVQLAFKRETDPQGLLNPGKMIAWENPAYDYRSGKSFLFKGLQKVG, from the coding sequence ATGGATATTGCAGCGCTGAAGCGCGACCTCGAAGGGCTGAAGATCGACGACCATCTGGCCATCGTGCAGCAGAAGAGCCGCGACTTCTACTGGTACAGCCCGGTGCTCAAGCGGCAACTCGACCATGTCAGGGGTGATCTGATCGTCACCCCGAAGAACGAGGCCGAGGTGATCCGCGTGCTCGCCGCCTGCCATCGCCATGGCGTTCCCGTGACGCCGCGCGGCAGCGGCACGGGCAACTACGGGCAGGCGATGCCGCTGTCGGGCGGCGTGGTGCTCAACCTTGCCGAAATGAACGAGGTGAAGGCCATCGCGCCGGGGCGCGTGGTGACCGGGCCTGGAGCGGTGCTGGCCGAGATCGACAAGGCAACGCGGGCGCATTCCGCGCAGGAATTGCGCATGTCGCCTTCCACCTACAATACGGCCTCGATCGGCGGCTTCGTCGCCGGCGGCTCGGGCGGCGTCGGCTCAATCCGTTGGGGCGGCTTGCGCGACCTTGGCAATGTCATCCGGCTGAGGACGGTAACAATGGAAGCCGAACCGCGCGTGATGGAACTGACGGGCGACGAGGTGCTCAAGGTCATGCACGCCTATGGCACCAACGGCATCATCACCGAGGTCGAGATGCCGCTGACCGCAAGCTACGACTGGATCGACGTCATCGTCGGCTTCGACGATTTCATGGACGCCGCCGGCTTCGGCAACGACCTCGCCGTCCAGGACGGCATACTGGCCAAGCTGATCACGCCGATCGCGGCGCCCATCCCTTACGACTATTTCAAGCGGCACCAGAAGTTCTTCCGGCGCGAACAAAGCATCGTGGTGTGCATGATCGCGCCGCATGCGATGGATGCGTTCGTCGCCTTGGTACGCAGCGGCAAGGGCGAGATCGTGTTCCGCGCCGACCAGGAGGCCGACCTCAAGGGATTGCCGCCGGCCTATGAATTGACCTGGAACCACACGACGCTGCGGGCCATTCGGGTCGATCCGTCGATCACCTATCTGCAGGCGCGCTATCCGTCGCCGGATCACCTCGCGCATGTCAAGGCGATGGTCGACCGCTTCGGCGACGAGGTGCCGGCGCATCTCGAATTCATCCGCTTCGACGGCGCGATCGGCGCGGCCGGCCTGCCGCTGGTGCGCTTCACCACGGAGGAGCGGTTGGATGAAATCATCCGCATCCATGAGGACAATGGCTGCTGGATCTTCAACCCGCACCGCTACACGCTGGAGGAGGGCGGCATGAAGCGGACCGACGATGTTCAACTCGCCTTCAAGCGCGAGACCGATCCGCAAGGGCTGCTCAACCCCGGCAAGATGATCGCCTGGGAGAATCCGGCCTATGACTACCGCTCCGGCAAGTCCTTCCTGTTCAAGGGGCTGCAAAAGGTGGGGTGA